A DNA window from Hordeum vulgare subsp. vulgare chromosome 1H, MorexV3_pseudomolecules_assembly, whole genome shotgun sequence contains the following coding sequences:
- the LOC123420424 gene encoding uncharacterized protein LOC123420424 — MSSPARRADVPRWSSIPIELAGVVLRRLSCHADRVRFAAVCKQWRASARQSPPPSHYPWLALPDRTFYSLPGSAFRPLPLHLDRHRQLPHAQSSCGEWLVFERFDGAYTLVSPFSMSTTILLPGLSDTYAPNVPLLVANDQPKPNMLKLVVCSHDLIAAIVVDNEASTTYSKLALCRPGASSWWSICTPDELRHLQDIVWCGGKLYALDSWDGLLSVSIGTGDPTVSRVDHILHNPRWAVEDSPRYLLESSGTLLLVCREDRPMNKAKQTATGPVVVLCNALELEMGTRFKVFEADLARPRWVWLTSVGDDRVLFVGPWCSRAVHVTGAAEQDTGCRIFFTEDASAGRYNHRYYQKQEPFYCSVYDMRTRRSHLFLDTPVCPLKGFPVTWLFPPSQGG; from the coding sequence ATGTCGTCGCCAGCACGGCGTGCCGATGTTCCCAGATGGTCCAGCATCCCCATCGAGCTTGCGGGCGTCGTGCTCCGCCGCCTCTCCTGCCATGCCGACCGGGTCCGCTTCGCCGCCGTCTGCAAACAGTGGCGAGCCTCCGCGCGGCAGAGCCCTCCGCCCTCGCACTACCCGTGGCTCGCCTTGCCTGACCGGACGTTCTACAGCCTGCCGGGCTCCGCCTTCCGGCCGCTGCCGCTCCACCTCGACCGCCACCGGCAGCTGCCGCACGCGCAGAGCTCCTGCGGCGAGTGGCTCGTGTTCGAGCGCTTCGACGGCGCGTACACGCTGGTCAGCCCCTTCTCCATGTCCACCACCATCCTGCTCCCCGGCCTCTCCGACACATACGCCCCCAACGTGCCTCTCCTCGTCGCCAACGACCAGCCGAAGCCCAACATGCTGAAGCTCGTCGTGTGCTCCCACGACCTCATCGCCGCGATCGTGGTCGATAACGAGGCATCGACGACGTATAGCAAGCTCGCCTTGTGCCGGCCAGGGGCGTCCTCGTGGTGGTCGATCTGCACACCCGACGAGCTTCGCCACCTCCAAGACATTGTCTGGTGCGGGGGAAAGCTCTACGCCCTCGACAGCTGGGACGGGCTCTTATCCGTGTCCATCGGCACCGGCGATCCCACCGTGTCACGGGTCGACCACATCTTGCATAACCCCCGTTGGGCCGTCGAAGACTCGCCGCGATACCTGCTAGAATCCAGCGGGACGTTGCTGCTGGTCTGCAGGGAGGATCGTCCTATGAACAAGGCGAAGCAGACGGCGACAGGGCCGGTGGTTGTACTATGCAATGCGCTGGAGCTGGAGATGGGAACCCGGTTCAAGGTGTTCGAGGCGGACTTGGCGCGGCCGCGGTGGGTTTGGCTGACGAGCGTCGGCGACGACCGGGTGCTGTTCGTCGGGCCATGGTGCTCCCGAGCGGTTCATGTTACCGGCGCCGCCGAGCAGGACACCGGGTGCCGTATCTTCTTCACGGAGGACGCCAGTGCTGGAAGATACAATCATAGATACTACCAGAAACAGGAGCCCTTCTACTGCAGCGTCTACGACATGAGGACGCGGCGGTCGCACTTGTTCCTGGACACGCCGGTGTGCCCGTTAAAAGGCTTCCCGGTGACGTGGCTATTCCCTCCAAGCCAGGGAGGATAG